A single window of Bacteroidota bacterium DNA harbors:
- the asnB gene encoding asparagine synthase (glutamine-hydrolyzing) produces the protein MCGIAGIVHLNSEQVRPDKLRSFTDSIFHRGPDGSGYELVENGLVGFGHRRLSILDLTEAGKQPMYSSDKKLLITYNGEVYNFLEIKKELEGLGNNFNTKTDTEVILKAYQQWGMDCLNRFNGMFAIAIWDFQKKSLKLVRDRFGVKPLYFLFVPDSIFAFASETIAFKHLANFKREINNDVFQLALQQPELIEGSDKTIYKKIYQLRPGHFLELNNFSTPQVKRWWNTKDHFVEIPTKYEHQVEKFTELFEDACKIRMRSDVTLASALSGGLDSSSVYSTLHEISKSGSVLERVPSNWQQAFVATFPGTSIDERSYAEKVVNAINGKAIYITPDYSNLVNEIIKTTRLFDGVVSTPIISISDIYKSMRNNGVTVSMDGHGVDEMMYGYNSYVYQAFYDAIEESNFKRAEEYALILCGLSPNYNINDLRNVINSFNKSKFRKGISLLRNKLFRNYIKQNNEKSVSWYQKLNSELIHEINIQQDAPEKWSKSEKMVYNDFHNFSLPINLRDFDRASMQNGIEIRMPFMDYRLVTYVFSLPISSKIGNGFTKLILRDSMKGILPEEIRTRTYKVGIGAPMQEWFEGVLKEFVFDTINSVSFKQSPFWNADVISEEISMSYKMNKLNKSFCNKTWNILNAQIILDAN, from the coding sequence ATGTGCGGAATAGCCGGAATAGTACATTTAAATTCCGAACAGGTGAGGCCGGATAAACTCCGCAGTTTTACCGATTCAATCTTTCATCGCGGACCTGACGGTTCAGGGTATGAGTTGGTTGAGAATGGTTTGGTAGGATTTGGTCACCGTCGCTTATCGATTCTTGACTTAACAGAAGCGGGCAAGCAACCAATGTATAGTAGTGATAAAAAACTGTTGATTACGTATAATGGAGAGGTGTATAATTTTTTGGAAATTAAGAAGGAGTTAGAGGGGCTTGGTAATAATTTTAATACAAAAACAGACACGGAAGTTATATTAAAGGCGTATCAGCAATGGGGGATGGATTGTTTGAACCGGTTTAACGGAATGTTTGCTATTGCTATATGGGACTTTCAAAAAAAATCTTTGAAATTGGTCAGGGATCGTTTTGGGGTTAAACCACTTTATTTTTTATTTGTTCCTGATAGCATCTTCGCTTTTGCTTCTGAAACAATTGCGTTTAAACACCTCGCTAACTTTAAACGTGAGATTAATAATGATGTATTTCAACTGGCCTTGCAGCAACCAGAATTAATAGAAGGATCTGACAAAACTATTTATAAAAAAATATATCAATTAAGACCCGGGCATTTTCTCGAATTAAATAATTTTTCTACACCGCAAGTAAAACGTTGGTGGAATACAAAAGATCATTTTGTTGAGATCCCCACAAAATACGAGCACCAAGTAGAAAAATTCACAGAATTATTTGAGGATGCATGTAAAATAAGAATGCGAAGCGATGTGACTCTTGCTTCCGCCTTGAGTGGTGGTTTGGATTCTAGCTCAGTTTATTCAACACTTCATGAAATTAGCAAATCAGGATCAGTTTTAGAACGTGTTCCCTCCAACTGGCAACAGGCTTTTGTGGCAACTTTTCCGGGAACCTCCATTGATGAAAGGAGTTATGCCGAGAAAGTAGTTAATGCCATTAATGGAAAAGCTATTTATATTACTCCTGATTATAGTAATCTTGTAAATGAAATAATTAAAACCACCCGCTTATTTGATGGTGTTGTTTCTACTCCAATAATTTCAATATCCGACATATATAAAAGTATGCGAAATAATGGGGTAACTGTTTCCATGGATGGACATGGCGTAGATGAAATGATGTATGGGTATAACTCTTATGTTTATCAAGCGTTTTATGATGCAATAGAAGAAAGTAATTTTAAGAGAGCCGAAGAATATGCGCTTATACTTTGTGGCTTGTCACCTAATTATAATATCAATGATTTGAGGAATGTTATTAATTCTTTTAATAAATCAAAATTTCGGAAGGGAATCAGTTTGCTGAGGAATAAGTTGTTTAGGAATTATATTAAGCAAAATAATGAGAAAAGCGTATCGTGGTACCAAAAATTAAATTCCGAATTAATTCACGAGATAAATATCCAACAGGATGCGCCTGAAAAATGGTCCAAATCTGAAAAAATGGTGTACAACGATTTTCATAATTTTTCATTGCCAATTAATCTGAGAGATTTTGATAGAGCATCGATGCAAAACGGTATTGAAATAAGAATGCCATTTATGGATTATAGATTAGTTACCTACGTCTTTTCATTACCTATTTCTTCAAAGATTGGTAACGGTTTCACAAAATTAATTTTACGTGATTCCATGAAAGGCATTTTACCTGAAGAGATAAGGACAAGAACATATAAGGTTGGAATAGGCGCCCCTATGCAAGAGTGGTTTGAAGGAGTGCTTAAAGAATTTGTTTTTGATACGATCAATTCAGTAAGCTTTAAGCAGTCTCCTTTTTGGAATGCGGATGTAATTAGCGAAGAAATAAGTATGTCATACAAAATGAATAAACTCAATAAATCATTTTGTAACAAAACCTGGAATATTTTAAATGCTCAAATAATTTTAGATGCCAACTAA
- a CDS encoding N-acetyl sugar amidotransferase codes for MDTSASEITFDENGKCNFCNDFEVLARKTIWRPLDVRLKELSDSVKKIKELGKSDKYDCLIGLSGGVDSSYLCYWAKQEGLRPLVVHFDNGWNSELATMNIESIIQKTGFDLYTYVINWEDFKDLQLSYIKASVIDIEVPTDQLIFASLYRIARKYKIKSIINGNNISSEAILPRSWIYADKLDIVNLTAIHKKFGTRKLKNFPKLGLTRQYVYSTLFKMFSVSPLNLLDYDKNKAKELLIREFGWRDYGGKHYESVFTRFYQGYILPHKFKVDKRRAHLATMVAAHLMERNAALEELNQPTYDLELQKQDYEYALKKFDISREEFEKYMSQAPVPHTNYGTQWDKKHFRKHYIFKRTIGPLLDLLSPFVR; via the coding sequence ATGGATACAAGTGCGAGCGAAATTACTTTTGATGAGAATGGAAAATGTAATTTTTGTAATGACTTCGAAGTGCTTGCGCGAAAAACAATTTGGCGACCGCTTGATGTAAGACTCAAGGAGTTAAGCGATTCAGTAAAAAAAATCAAAGAATTAGGTAAATCGGACAAGTATGATTGTCTGATTGGATTAAGCGGAGGCGTTGATAGTTCATATTTATGTTATTGGGCGAAACAAGAAGGTTTGAGGCCTCTGGTAGTGCATTTTGATAATGGCTGGAATAGTGAATTGGCAACAATGAATATTGAAAGTATAATCCAGAAGACCGGATTTGATTTATATACATATGTTATTAATTGGGAAGATTTCAAGGACCTTCAACTATCTTACATTAAAGCTTCTGTTATAGATATTGAAGTTCCAACTGATCAGTTAATTTTTGCAAGTTTATATAGAATAGCCAGAAAGTATAAAATAAAAAGCATTATCAATGGCAATAATATTTCTTCCGAAGCTATTTTACCTAGGTCGTGGATTTATGCCGATAAACTAGATATAGTTAATCTGACAGCTATTCATAAAAAATTTGGAACTCGGAAGCTTAAAAACTTCCCTAAACTTGGTTTAACAAGACAATACGTATATTCTACATTATTTAAAATGTTTTCAGTATCGCCTCTTAATTTATTAGACTATGATAAAAATAAAGCGAAGGAACTATTAATAAGGGAATTTGGCTGGCGTGATTATGGCGGAAAACATTACGAGTCTGTATTCACTCGTTTTTATCAAGGTTATATTTTGCCGCATAAGTTTAAAGTGGATAAAAGACGCGCGCATCTTGCTACAATGGTAGCCGCCCATTTAATGGAGAGGAATGCAGCTTTAGAAGAATTAAATCAGCCTACTTATGATCTCGAATTACAAAAGCAGGATTATGAATATGCGCTTAAAAAATTTGACATCAGCAGAGAGGAGTTTGAGAAATATATGAGCCAAGCACCGGTTCCGCATACCAATTACGGAACGCAATGGGATAAGAAACACTTTAGAAAGCATTATATTTTTAAAAGAACAATTGGCCCATTGCTTGATTTACTAAGCCCTTTTGTTAGATAA
- a CDS encoding glycosyltransferase codes for MANVALFIFGINDLKGGGGAERFFADFFDIYNKEQQKHRLFYIIDELSINNLKRVNKLKCTNNLLQFKIISNRFKSILEFLQIVKFILINRIKLIHIPLYSISYVPLIKKLNGLPGIIRPKIVINIVNCYAPIALADSEHPQHKGMTATYEPLFSKVKIDGYFCWNQNFVDYYSKLNIRHKTKKLFAIKSRFSDTGKFKPEQKSNTIVFASRLDVQKRPDWFIKAIGILKQNHVEAINNWKFIISGEGPLKEQLLNDSKLVGLENILEFKTEGELWRLLNYSKVYVSCQDYENFPSLAMAEAMASGNAIITRGVGQTELFVKNNVNGLIVKKDSPEGLAESILEYISHPSLHNLYMNESLRLIKEVHNPDNFIAQIDKFWSEVIDG; via the coding sequence ATGGCTAATGTTGCTCTGTTTATTTTTGGAATTAACGACCTGAAAGGTGGTGGTGGTGCCGAACGATTTTTTGCCGACTTTTTTGATATTTATAATAAGGAGCAGCAAAAACACAGGCTTTTTTATATTATAGATGAATTATCGATTAATAATCTTAAAAGGGTTAACAAATTAAAATGCACAAATAATCTTTTACAGTTTAAAATCATTTCAAACAGATTTAAGAGCATACTTGAGTTTCTTCAGATAGTAAAGTTTATTTTAATTAATAGAATTAAACTAATTCACATACCCTTGTATTCCATTAGTTACGTACCACTTATTAAGAAATTAAACGGTTTACCGGGAATTATTCGACCTAAAATAGTGATTAATATAGTGAATTGTTATGCGCCAATTGCTTTAGCTGATTCGGAGCACCCTCAGCATAAAGGTATGACTGCTACTTACGAACCATTATTTTCGAAAGTTAAAATTGACGGATATTTTTGTTGGAATCAGAATTTTGTTGACTATTACAGTAAGCTAAACATAAGACACAAAACCAAGAAGTTATTTGCTATAAAATCAAGATTTTCAGATACTGGAAAATTTAAACCCGAACAAAAATCTAATACTATTGTTTTTGCTTCCCGTTTAGATGTACAAAAGCGTCCGGATTGGTTTATTAAGGCTATTGGTATTTTAAAACAAAATCATGTTGAAGCTATTAATAATTGGAAATTTATTATTTCGGGTGAAGGCCCATTAAAAGAACAATTACTTAATGATAGTAAACTGGTCGGTTTAGAGAATATATTAGAGTTTAAAACAGAGGGTGAGTTGTGGCGATTATTAAATTATTCTAAGGTCTATGTTTCATGCCAAGATTATGAAAACTTTCCATCGCTTGCTATGGCAGAAGCAATGGCGTCGGGTAATGCAATTATTACGCGAGGAGTAGGACAAACTGAGTTATTTGTTAAAAATAATGTAAATGGGTTGATAGTTAAAAAGGATTCACCGGAGGGGCTGGCGGAATCGATTTTGGAATATATCTCACACCCTTCTCTACATAATTTATATATGAATGAGAGTTTAAGGTTGATAAAAGAGGTTCATAACCCTGATAATTTTATTGCCCAAATTGATAAATTTTGGTCCGAAGTTATAGATGGATAA
- a CDS encoding glycosyltransferase yields MSNSNNYSQLPFNASVLRVQRREKIGKLKLWLIFILFQELLPIMRLKRPFRKLRQYRAYLKDKLKLYSWLKSNNIFRDYINNNTTVYSYWLSEPALISAFIKKDYSKLKFVSRAHGYDVFEEQSEHNFIPFKKFKLSLVDTVYSVSNKGAEHLTLSFPQFSEKIKVAYLGVSNPYPIPDSHSSNFYIATCSIIRDVKRLDLMIDILKNIKFDLVWHVLGDGPDLNKIKELNKQLPNHIKVIYHGFLGNEKIFEFYRTNPINLFVSLSYSEGLPVSMMEAQSFGIPIMSTDVGGCREICNESTGILLERDFVSAEVAQLIMDFKNSKKNTISFRQNCRKFWENNFNAQINYRKFAEEISA; encoded by the coding sequence TTGTCTAACAGTAACAATTACTCTCAATTACCCTTTAACGCATCGGTATTGCGTGTACAAAGAAGAGAGAAAATCGGTAAATTAAAACTTTGGCTCATTTTTATTTTATTCCAGGAGTTACTGCCAATTATGAGGCTTAAAAGACCTTTTCGAAAATTAAGGCAGTACAGAGCATATCTTAAGGATAAATTGAAATTGTATTCGTGGTTAAAGTCGAACAATATATTTAGAGATTACATAAACAACAATACAACGGTTTATTCTTACTGGTTATCGGAACCGGCTTTGATTTCAGCTTTTATAAAGAAGGACTATTCTAAACTTAAATTTGTTAGCAGAGCTCATGGTTACGATGTGTTCGAGGAGCAAAGCGAGCATAATTTCATACCTTTTAAAAAGTTTAAATTATCGCTTGTAGATACCGTTTATTCGGTATCAAATAAAGGAGCCGAGCATTTAACTTTATCATTCCCGCAATTTAGTGAAAAAATCAAAGTAGCCTACTTAGGAGTAAGTAATCCTTATCCAATCCCAGACTCTCATAGTTCGAATTTTTATATAGCGACATGCTCAATTATTAGAGATGTTAAACGATTAGATTTAATGATTGATATTTTAAAGAATATTAAATTTGATTTAGTTTGGCACGTGTTAGGAGATGGTCCGGATCTTAATAAAATTAAAGAATTGAATAAGCAATTACCTAACCACATTAAAGTAATTTATCATGGTTTTCTTGGAAACGAAAAAATATTTGAATTTTATCGAACTAATCCCATCAATTTATTTGTAAGTTTAAGTTACTCGGAAGGCTTGCCAGTAAGTATGATGGAAGCACAAAGTTTTGGCATCCCAATCATGAGTACTGATGTAGGTGGATGTCGTGAAATTTGTAATGAATCGACCGGTATTCTGCTTGAACGCGATTTTGTTTCGGCCGAAGTAGCCCAATTAATAATGGATTTTAAAAATTCAAAAAAGAATACTATTAGTTTTAGACAGAATTGCAGGAAGTTTTGGGAAAATAATTTCAACGCACAAATAAATTATAGAAAATTCGCTGAAGAAATTTCGGCATAA
- the pseB gene encoding UDP-N-acetylglucosamine 4,6-dehydratase (inverting), whose amino-acid sequence MFTLNNKSVLITGGTGSLGKQLVKTILERWPQVKRLIVFSRDEQKQFQMNMEFPSIDGSCMRYFIGDVRDYERLKKAFKGVDYVIHAAAMKHVHIAEYNPMECVMTNVMGAENVINAAIECGVQNVVALSTDKAAAPINLYGATKLCSDKLFVAANNIKGFANIKFSVVRYGNVMGSNGSVIPFFMQKKKTGTLPITDPTMTRFNISLQEGADLVLHAMENAWGGEIFVPKIPSYKITEVAKAIGPECKIEIVGIRPGEKIHEEMITESDSFTTYDLGKYYAILPQVPAFNLNEYISTFKAKKVTEGFRYSSGKNSEWVDAEGIRELIKKHVDPNFTV is encoded by the coding sequence ATGTTTACACTTAACAACAAATCAGTACTTATAACAGGTGGCACCGGATCACTTGGTAAGCAATTAGTAAAAACAATATTAGAACGTTGGCCTCAGGTTAAGCGTTTGATTGTTTTTTCACGCGACGAGCAGAAGCAGTTTCAAATGAATATGGAATTTCCTTCGATTGACGGAAGTTGCATGCGTTATTTTATTGGCGATGTACGCGATTATGAAAGATTAAAGAAAGCTTTTAAAGGAGTAGATTATGTTATTCATGCAGCGGCCATGAAGCATGTTCATATTGCGGAGTATAATCCAATGGAATGTGTTATGACGAATGTGATGGGCGCTGAAAATGTCATTAATGCAGCAATTGAGTGTGGCGTTCAAAACGTAGTGGCCTTATCAACTGATAAAGCTGCAGCACCTATTAATTTATATGGAGCAACAAAATTATGCTCCGATAAATTATTTGTGGCGGCCAACAATATCAAAGGATTCGCAAACATTAAATTTTCAGTTGTTCGTTATGGTAATGTAATGGGTTCTAATGGTTCAGTAATTCCTTTTTTTATGCAGAAAAAGAAAACAGGTACTTTACCTATTACTGATCCTACCATGACTCGATTTAACATCTCCTTACAAGAGGGCGCTGATTTAGTTTTGCATGCTATGGAAAATGCTTGGGGCGGTGAGATCTTTGTTCCTAAAATTCCATCCTATAAAATTACGGAAGTGGCAAAAGCAATTGGTCCTGAATGTAAGATAGAGATTGTGGGTATTCGTCCCGGCGAAAAAATACATGAGGAAATGATAACTGAGTCGGATTCATTTACAACCTATGACCTTGGAAAATACTATGCTATTTTGCCGCAAGTTCCTGCTTTTAATCTCAATGAATACATTAGTACATTTAAAGCAAAAAAAGTGACAGAGGGATTCCGTTATAGTTCCGGTAAAAATTCGGAGTGGGTGGATGCAGAAGGAATTCGAGAATTAATTAAGAAGCATGTTGATCCAAACTTTACTGTTTAA
- the pseC gene encoding UDP-4-amino-4,6-dideoxy-N-acetyl-beta-L-altrosamine transaminase, translated as MKPIPYGRQNITEKDIQAVIETLQSDFLTQGPKIEEFEKAFAKYIGCKYAVAISNGTAALHLCAMALNVDANTNVITTPITFAASANCVRYCGGNVYFADINPDTFTLDLAKVEALINSKPKGFFKGIIPVDFAGYAVNLEEFKKLADKYNLWIIEDACHAPGGFFLDSKGNKQLCGNSNFADMAIFSFHPVKHIACGEGGMITTNNEELYKKILLFRTHGITKNPDLLLENHGGWYYEMQELGYNYRLTDFQAALGITQLERANEGLTRRTEIAKNYYEAFKNEKAILRQSGIVEGHAYHLYIIEIEKRKELYDYLRTKNIFCQVHYIPVHTMPYYKKLGNKQGDFPISEDYYSKCLSLPMYPTLTQEEQNYVIDNIINFINK; from the coding sequence ATGAAACCAATTCCTTACGGTCGTCAGAATATTACAGAAAAAGATATTCAAGCGGTAATAGAGACGCTTCAATCTGACTTCTTAACACAGGGGCCAAAGATTGAAGAATTTGAAAAAGCGTTTGCTAAATATATTGGATGTAAATATGCGGTTGCTATTAGTAACGGTACTGCTGCGTTACATTTGTGCGCAATGGCTTTAAATGTTGATGCAAATACAAACGTAATTACAACGCCGATTACTTTTGCTGCATCTGCAAACTGTGTTCGCTATTGCGGAGGTAACGTTTATTTCGCGGATATTAATCCGGATACTTTTACTTTAGATTTAGCGAAGGTGGAGGCATTAATAAATTCAAAGCCGAAGGGTTTTTTTAAAGGAATTATACCTGTTGATTTTGCAGGCTACGCGGTGAATCTGGAGGAGTTTAAAAAACTGGCAGACAAATATAATTTATGGATCATTGAAGATGCTTGTCATGCCCCGGGTGGTTTTTTCCTAGATAGTAAAGGGAATAAACAACTTTGCGGGAATAGTAATTTTGCTGATATGGCCATTTTCTCATTTCATCCTGTAAAGCACATTGCTTGTGGAGAAGGAGGAATGATTACCACAAATAATGAAGAGCTTTATAAAAAAATATTACTATTCAGAACACATGGAATAACAAAAAACCCTGATCTCTTACTAGAAAATCATGGCGGCTGGTATTATGAGATGCAGGAATTAGGGTATAATTATCGCTTAACCGATTTTCAGGCCGCGCTCGGCATTACTCAATTAGAAAGAGCCAATGAGGGCTTAACGCGCAGAACAGAAATTGCAAAAAATTACTATGAGGCCTTTAAGAATGAAAAGGCAATACTAAGGCAATCAGGTATCGTAGAAGGGCATGCATATCACTTATACATTATCGAAATTGAGAAACGAAAAGAACTGTATGATTATTTAAGAACTAAAAATATTTTTTGTCAGGTCCATTATATTCCGGTACACACAATGCCTTATTATAAGAAATTAGGAAATAAGCAGGGAGATTTTCCTATTTCGGAAGATTATTATAGCAAGTGTTTAAGTTTACCAATGTATCCGACTTTAACACAGGAAGAGCAGAATTACGTAATTGATAATATTATTAACTTTATAAACAAATAA
- a CDS encoding methyltransferase domain-containing protein gives MNTTQEKFWQGEFGKEYTDRNTRDIKEWEKFYIDTWGVTKQSINEKLIGHLPKDIKILEVGSNTGMQLNCFQQMGFTNLYGIELQSYAVEKSKEYTKGINIIQGSGFDLPFKDNFFDLVCTNGVLIHIHPNDHKRIMGEMVRCTKSYVMGFEYYAPETTDVKYRGNTGFLWKADFAKIFTTNFPQMKEIKRDYYKYVNDDNVDYAYLLQKQ, from the coding sequence ATGAATACAACGCAAGAAAAATTTTGGCAAGGTGAATTTGGTAAAGAATACACCGATAGGAACACACGTGATATTAAAGAGTGGGAAAAATTTTACATAGATACGTGGGGCGTTACCAAACAATCTATTAATGAAAAACTAATTGGACATCTTCCCAAGGATATAAAGATTCTTGAAGTAGGAAGTAATACCGGAATGCAATTGAATTGCTTCCAACAAATGGGATTTACTAATTTATATGGAATCGAGTTACAAAGTTATGCTGTAGAGAAATCAAAGGAGTATACAAAGGGTATAAATATTATTCAAGGTTCCGGTTTTGATTTACCTTTTAAAGATAACTTTTTTGATTTGGTATGTACCAATGGTGTACTTATACATATTCATCCAAACGATCATAAACGAATCATGGGTGAAATGGTGCGCTGTACGAAATCTTACGTTATGGGTTTTGAATATTATGCACCTGAAACTACAGATGTTAAATACAGAGGTAATACGGGTTTTTTATGGAAAGCTGATTTTGCTAAAATATTCACAACTAATTTCCCGCAAATGAAAGAAATAAAGAGGGATTATTATAAGTATGTGAATGATGATAATGTTGATTACGCTTATTTATTACAAAAACAATAA